The following are encoded in a window of Eschrichtius robustus isolate mEscRob2 chromosome 1, mEscRob2.pri, whole genome shotgun sequence genomic DNA:
- the LOC137762543 gene encoding uncharacterized protein, whose translation MLPPPPPPPPPPPPPPPPPPPPPPPPPPPPPPPPPPPGRRLRSSAATAAAPDSLGLTLPPIGCGHRASSACQPASPLPPPALPRPRSPPQDTRWPHTAPGMPQTPSEPWTVQNSPAPERGSDSGVTQGVQNQSPMGM comes from the exons atgctgccgccgccgccgccgccgccgccgccgccgccgccgccgccgccgccgccgccgccgccgccgccgccgccgccgccgccgccgccgccgccgccgccgccgcc CGGGAGGAGGCTGCGCTCCAGCGCTGCCACCGCAGCTGCTCCGGATTCTCTCGGGCTCACGCTGCCTCCCATCGGCTGCGGGCACCGGGCATCATCAGCCTGTCAGCCAGCGTCGCCGCTGCCTCCTCCCGCGCTGCCGAGGCCCAGAAGCCCGCCCCAGGACACCCGCTGGCCGCACACCGCCCCCGGGATGCCCCAGACCCCAAGCGAGCCCTGGACCGTGCAGAATAGCCCAGCCCCCGAGAGGGGCAGCGATAGCGGTGTCACTCAGGGTGTCCAG